One Rosa chinensis cultivar Old Blush chromosome 5, RchiOBHm-V2, whole genome shotgun sequence genomic region harbors:
- the LOC112166645 gene encoding wall-associated receptor kinase 1, whose amino-acid sequence MTGSASKKLSKMEVMLIVSLGVSAGFLVSFIGIAWLWWGNKKRKFIKLKEKYFQENGGLLLQQQLASHGGAVDTTKIFSAEELQEATNNFHESRVLGKGGYGIVYKGILPDNQVIAIKKSKGCVGSQSEQFVNEVIILSQINHRNVVKLLGCCLETEVPILVYEFISHGTLHEHIHKKRSSLSFELRLKIAAEAAGALAHLHSSISTPIIHRDVKAANILLDDKYTTKVSDFGASRLVASGEAGIQTVVLGTVGYLDPEYLHSNQLTEKSDVYSFGVLLAELLTSKVAVSKDEFLASIFVASMEKDCLNQMLDDEIVNEGTIEMVKNVAELARRCLRVKGEERPTMREVAMELEGMIMTKHPWGSADHYFPEETEHLLGSPNTSKDYSVNVDGGGGPGTASGSSMQIDMSMSSYADGR is encoded by the exons ATGACAGGATCTGCATCAAAAAAACTCTCAAAGATGGAAGTCATGCTTATTGTTTCATTGG GTGTAAGTGCAGGCTTCTTGGTTTCATTCATTGGAATTGCATGGTTATGGTGgggaaataaaaaaagaaaattcatcaAACTGAAAGAAAAATACTTCCAAGAAAATGGAGGATTATTGTTACAACAACAGCTTGCCAGTCATGGAGGCGCCGTGGACACAACAAAAATTTTTAGCGCAGAAGAACTTCAGGAGGCTACAAACAATTTCCATGAAAGTAGAGTTCTTGGCAAAGGAGGCTATGGAATAGTATACAAAGGTATACTGCCAGATAACCAAGTGATTGCCATAAAGAAGTCAAAAGGTTGTGTCGGCAGTCAGAGTGAGCAATTTGTCAACGAGGTAATCATTCTTTCTCAAATCAACCACAGAAATGTTGTGAAGCTTTTGGGTTGTTGTTTAGAAACAGAAGTGCCTATACTTGTATACGAGTTCATCAGCCATGGCACTCTTCATGAGCACATTCATAAGAAAAGATCATCACTCTCATTTGAATTACGATTGAAGATAGCAGCTGAAGCAGCAGGAGCACTAGCCCATTTACACTCCTCAATTTCCACACCAATCATACATCGAGATGTCAAAGCAGCGAATATTCTGTTAGATGATAAGTATACGACGAAAGTGTCAGACTTTGGAGCTTCACGATTGGTTGCTTCAGGTGAAGCTGGAATACAAACTGTGGTGCTCGGGACAGTAGGATACCTGGACCCTGAATATCTGCATTCAAACCAACTAACAGAAAAGAGTGACGTTTACAGCTTTGGGGTTCTCTTGGCTGAGCTTTTAACAAGCAAAGTGGCAGTTTCTAAAGATGAATTCTTAGCAAGCATCTTTGTTGCTTCCATGGAAAAAGATTGCTTAAATCAAATGCTTGATGATGAGATAGTGAATGAAGGAACTATTGAGATGGTGAAAAATGTGGCCGAACTTGCAAGAAGATGTTTGAGGGTAAAAGGGGAGGAAAGGCCTACCATGAGAGAAGTAGCCATGGAGCTAGAAGGAATGATTATGACAAAGCATCCATGGGGTTCTGCAGATCATTACTTTCCAGAAGAGACAGAGCACTTGCTCGGA
- the LOC112203142 gene encoding wall-associated receptor kinase 2-like, translated as MALRLSLVAVLLLFSAASTTTTTAAAAQALPADCPDKCGNLTIPYPFGMKKGCYLRKEFFINCKNTTQGPTAYLMEGNIIVTNISLDDGELQILANVAEDCYNAEGNRTSSFRSWLELPLPYTISDSKNKFYAVGCDTYATMHGLLWEDEFITGCVSVCYTRGSVDKKSCSGAGCCQTNIPSGLYNLTVRLNSYFKHSYVLDFNPCSYAFIAEQGKFNFSPTSFEQLNGTEGLPMVLNWAIGNERDACDGAQKRKDLACRGNYSMCINRPINESGGYLCRCLPDYEGNPYHPDGCQGGL; from the coding sequence ATGGCGTTGCGACTCTCTTTGGTGGCAGTCCTACTCCTGTTCTCGGCGGCTAGTACTACTACGACAACAGCAGCTGCTGCTCAAGCCCTCCCAGCTGACTGCCCAGACAAGTGCGGCAATCTCACAATTCCATATCCATTTGGCATGAAGAAGGGTTGTTACCTGCGAAAAGAATTCTTTATCAATTGTAAGAATACCACCCAAGGACCAACAGCATATTTGATGGAAGGGAATATCATTGTTACTAACATTTCCCTTGATGACGGTGAGTTGCAAATATTGGCCAACGTAGCTGAAGATTGCTATAACGCCGAGGGCAATAGGACGTCCAGCTTCCGTTCTTGGCTCGAGCTGCCTCTTCCTTACACGATCTCCGATTCCAAAAACAAGTTCTACGCCGTTGGTTGTGACACGTATGCAACCATGCACGGCTTACTATGGGAAGATGAATTCATTACTGGGTGCGTGTCAGTATGCTACACCCGCGGCAGTGTTGATAAGAAGTCTTGCTCTGGCGCTGGGTGTTGCCAGACTAACATCCCCAGTGGATTGTACAATCTCACTGTGAGGTTAAATAGCTACTTCAAACATTCGTATGTGCTGGACTTTAACCCCTGCAGCTACGCCTTCATTGCAGAGCAAGGGAAGTTCAATTTCTCCCCTACCAGTTTTGAACAACTGAATGGCACCGAAGGGCTTCCAATGGTTCTTAATTGGGCCATTGGGAATGAAAGAGACGCTTGTGATGGAGCTCAGAAAAGGAAGGATTTAGCATGCAGAGGTAATTATAGCATGTGCATAAACCGGCCTATCAATGAGTCAGGAGGTTACTTGTGCCGGTGCCTGCCTGATTATGAAGGAAACCCTTACCATCCAGATGGTTGCCAAGGTGgtctttaa